A window of Myxococcales bacterium contains these coding sequences:
- the cas1 gene encoding CRISPR-associated endonuclease Cas1, whose product MPLPDLVPARMVNEVLFCERLLYLEWAQGEWADNAFTLDGRAVHGRTDEKRGDLPAPANGQDDDAVEEPEGPPYKATSVELSSSRLGVIAKIDLVEEGENGEVIPVEYKRGRAPEVDEGAYLPERAQVAAQVMLLREHGYRVPYGSLYFAKSKRRVRIEVTPDLEAIVLGAVARARELVDKGEMPPPLTSSPKCGGCSLSGICLPDETRLLRDLLDDGEERVRRLVPARDDTLPLHVQAQGGRIGVVGDELEIATKDEKVRARVANTSSVSVYGNVQVSTQAVRTLLEAEVPLAFFSYGGYFCGLLGGLGTKNIELRIAQHDKLRDPAFCLGVAKGLVASKIRNCRTLLRRNAEGLEGSTLGELEILAKKAEACDAAESLLGIEGSAARVYFQAFPKMVKGSKAFVDAFDAEGRNRRPPKDPINALLSFVYSLLTKELTVAVAKAGLEPLLGVYHRPRFGRAALALDLMEEFRPLIADSTVVNVLNTQVVGEGDFVVRRDGCSLSPSGRKKLLYAYERRMDQLVTHPTFDYRISYRRVLEVQARVFGRLLLGEATEYPAFRTR is encoded by the coding sequence ATGCCGCTTCCGGACCTCGTGCCGGCTCGGATGGTGAACGAAGTGCTCTTCTGTGAGCGCCTGCTCTACCTCGAGTGGGCGCAGGGAGAGTGGGCGGACAACGCGTTCACGCTCGATGGGCGCGCGGTGCACGGGCGGACCGACGAGAAACGTGGTGACCTTCCTGCGCCCGCGAATGGCCAAGACGACGACGCCGTGGAGGAGCCCGAGGGTCCTCCGTACAAGGCGACGAGCGTCGAGCTTTCGTCGTCGCGCCTCGGTGTGATCGCCAAGATCGACCTCGTCGAGGAAGGGGAGAACGGCGAGGTCATCCCCGTCGAGTACAAACGGGGGCGCGCGCCCGAGGTGGACGAGGGCGCCTACTTGCCCGAGCGGGCGCAGGTGGCCGCGCAGGTCATGCTGCTTCGTGAGCACGGCTACCGCGTGCCGTACGGCTCGCTCTACTTCGCCAAGTCGAAGCGGCGCGTACGCATCGAGGTCACGCCGGATCTCGAGGCCATCGTGCTCGGCGCGGTGGCGCGCGCGCGGGAGCTCGTCGACAAGGGAGAGATGCCCCCTCCCCTCACCTCGAGCCCGAAGTGCGGAGGATGCTCGCTCTCTGGCATATGCCTTCCCGACGAGACGCGCCTCCTCCGCGACCTGCTCGACGACGGCGAGGAGCGCGTGCGAAGGCTCGTCCCCGCGCGAGACGACACCCTCCCGTTGCACGTGCAGGCACAAGGCGGGCGCATCGGAGTCGTGGGTGACGAGCTCGAGATCGCGACGAAAGACGAGAAGGTGCGGGCGCGCGTCGCCAACACGTCTTCGGTCTCGGTGTACGGGAACGTGCAGGTGTCGACGCAGGCCGTGCGGACGCTGCTCGAGGCCGAGGTGCCGCTCGCGTTCTTCAGCTACGGAGGGTACTTCTGCGGGCTTCTCGGCGGCCTCGGGACGAAGAACATCGAGCTACGTATCGCCCAACACGACAAGCTCCGCGACCCGGCGTTCTGTCTCGGCGTGGCGAAGGGGCTCGTGGCCTCCAAGATCCGAAACTGCCGGACGCTCCTGCGCCGCAACGCCGAGGGGCTCGAGGGGAGCACGCTCGGCGAGCTCGAGATCTTGGCGAAGAAGGCAGAAGCGTGCGACGCGGCCGAGTCCTTGCTCGGCATCGAGGGCTCGGCGGCGCGCGTGTACTTTCAAGCGTTCCCCAAGATGGTGAAGGGGTCAAAGGCATTCGTCGACGCGTTCGACGCCGAGGGCCGGAACCGCCGCCCCCCGAAAGACCCTATCAACGCATTACTATCGTTCGTGTACTCCCTCCTCACGAAGGAGCTCACGGTCGCCGTGGCCAAAGCGGGGCTCGAGCCGTTGCTCGGCGTGTACCACAGGCCTCGTTTCGGCCGAGCCGCGCTGGCCCTCGACTTGATGGAAGAGTTTCGGCCGCTCATCGCCGACTCGACCGTGGTGAACGTACTGAACACGCAGGTCGTCGGAGAAGGAGACTTCGTCGTGCGGAGGGACGGGTGCTCGCTCTCGCCTTCGGGGCGAAAGAAGCTCCTCTACGCGTACGAGCGCCGCATGGACCAGCTCGTCACGCACCCGACGTTCGACTATCGCATCAGCTACCGCCGGGTGCTCGAGGTTCAGGCCCGTGTGTTCGGGCGGCTATTGCTCGGCGAAGCTACGGAGTACCCCGCGTTCAGAACGAGGTGA
- the cas5u6u gene encoding type I-U CRISPR-associated protein Cas5/Cas6 → MSILAGERAEETILAFELVGKRYHATPWGSHVNEGLVEWPPSPWRLLRALVATGFGRLGWSALEGSARELLELLGRVVPSYCLPEASSAHTRHYMPIAGGKTTKVLDTFVHLPDGDTTIWVKYPTGLPTASRELLRKLVSSVGYLGRAESWAVGRLVEDVAEAPKDEWIEPGARPPAEGYERVEALALDQPEDYAAWRQGYIARAKEALEKTERAKAEAKGKAFKALAKKDIEKLEQSVPLDTVSALLQDTGNLRREGWSQPPGTRFVSYYRRADALVPRIAPRVRAVRETPPTAVLLAIASDTKNADLLPSIKNVARFMDRIHETLARKVDDLGLAETDWLTGKHKGEPVVGHRHLALQPVRKRGPERFRDDMGSAKFDHVLAVCPMGFSRGALAALHAAKRTYSKDLPTLYLTVVGEGEPELFDGGVPITRESRSFRSVTPFVPSWHLKPRGTGSLLSQIQRELSNRGLPAAATVEIETRGSHGFQPVESVVLGRYAGDLRVLVGSELEELTLRFRHVRRERGDRRAPMNVGLSLRLTFEQPVRGPIALGFGSHFGLGLFEPEGA, encoded by the coding sequence GTGAGCATCCTTGCTGGGGAGCGAGCCGAGGAGACCATCCTCGCGTTCGAGCTCGTCGGGAAGAGGTACCACGCGACACCGTGGGGCAGCCATGTGAACGAGGGGTTGGTCGAATGGCCTCCTAGCCCATGGCGCCTCCTCCGAGCCCTCGTGGCCACGGGGTTCGGGCGGCTTGGCTGGTCTGCCCTCGAGGGCAGCGCGAGGGAGCTCCTGGAGCTTCTTGGCAGGGTGGTCCCTTCGTACTGCCTGCCAGAGGCATCGTCAGCGCATACCCGGCACTACATGCCCATCGCGGGCGGCAAGACGACGAAAGTCCTTGATACGTTCGTTCATCTACCGGACGGCGACACGACCATTTGGGTCAAGTACCCCACTGGCCTCCCCACCGCGAGCCGTGAGCTCTTGAGAAAGCTCGTTTCATCGGTCGGATACCTTGGCCGGGCCGAGTCGTGGGCCGTGGGTCGTCTCGTGGAGGACGTCGCAGAGGCTCCCAAAGACGAGTGGATCGAGCCCGGAGCACGTCCGCCAGCCGAGGGATACGAACGCGTGGAGGCGCTCGCGCTCGACCAACCCGAGGACTACGCGGCGTGGCGACAGGGCTACATCGCGCGTGCCAAGGAGGCGCTCGAGAAGACCGAGCGCGCCAAGGCCGAAGCCAAGGGGAAGGCGTTCAAGGCCCTCGCCAAGAAGGACATCGAGAAACTCGAACAGTCCGTGCCTCTGGATACGGTCAGCGCTTTGCTCCAGGACACGGGCAACCTCCGCCGTGAGGGATGGAGCCAACCGCCTGGCACCAGGTTCGTCTCGTACTACCGGAGAGCCGATGCGCTGGTGCCTCGCATCGCGCCGAGGGTTCGAGCCGTTCGCGAGACGCCCCCGACCGCCGTGCTCCTGGCGATCGCCTCCGACACCAAGAACGCCGACCTTTTGCCCAGTATCAAGAACGTCGCGCGCTTCATGGATCGCATCCACGAGACGTTGGCCCGCAAGGTCGACGACCTGGGCCTTGCCGAGACGGACTGGCTCACCGGCAAGCACAAGGGCGAGCCGGTCGTCGGGCATCGGCACCTGGCACTTCAGCCCGTGAGAAAGCGCGGGCCCGAGCGGTTCCGAGACGACATGGGCTCGGCGAAGTTCGACCACGTCCTCGCCGTGTGCCCGATGGGCTTCTCACGCGGAGCCTTGGCCGCTCTCCACGCGGCGAAACGCACCTACTCGAAGGACCTCCCGACACTGTACCTGACCGTAGTGGGCGAGGGAGAGCCGGAGCTCTTCGACGGCGGGGTGCCGATCACCCGCGAGAGTCGGAGCTTTCGGAGTGTGACGCCGTTCGTCCCCTCCTGGCACCTGAAACCTCGAGGGACGGGCTCACTGCTCTCGCAGATCCAACGGGAGCTGTCGAATCGCGGGCTGCCTGCCGCCGCGACGGTGGAAATCGAGACACGCGGAAGTCATGGCTTTCAACCCGTGGAGTCGGTGGTGCTCGGGCGGTACGCGGGCGACCTTCGTGTCCTCGTCGGGAGTGAGCTGGAGGAGCTCACCCTCCGGTTCCGCCATGTTCGCCGGGAACGGGGGGACCGGCGCGCACCCATGAACGTGGGGCTGTCACTGCGCCTTACGTTCGAGCAGCCCGTGCGTGGACCAATCGCTCTGGGGTTCGGTAGTCACTTCGGGCTCGGGCTCTTCGAACCCGAGGGAGCATGA
- the cas2 gene encoding CRISPR-associated endonuclease Cas2, translated as MRQAFIVSYDVSHPKRLRKVFRVLRGFGDHVQLSVFRCELSARELVELRARLAAEIDHREDQVLFVDVGPVEGRGSTSITALGKAYTVPERCAIVV; from the coding sequence ATGCGGCAGGCGTTCATCGTGAGCTACGACGTCTCTCACCCGAAGCGGTTGCGAAAGGTGTTCCGCGTCCTGCGTGGGTTCGGCGATCACGTGCAGCTCTCCGTGTTCCGCTGCGAGCTGTCGGCCCGCGAGCTCGTGGAGCTACGTGCGCGGCTCGCGGCCGAAATCGATCACCGCGAGGACCAGGTGCTCTTCGTCGACGTGGGGCCGGTCGAGGGGCGCGGCTCCACCTCGATCACGGCCCTCGGCAAGGCGTACACGGTGCCCGAACGGTGCGCGATCGTGGTGTAG
- a CDS encoding glycosyltransferase — MKILKVIHGYPMRYNAGSEVYSQTLCHGLAERHEVHVFTREEDAFASDFRLRTEHDEDDPRITVHVVNNPRYKDRYRASGVDERFAEVLARVRPDVVHVGHLNHLSTSLLREAAVREVPIVFTLHDYWLMCPRGQFMQMFPEDPTVLWAACDGQEDRKCAERCYARYFSGAEEEHEADVAYWTDWVGRRMRHVRQMSELVDLFIAPAKYLNDRYRDAFGLPESKLVYLDYGFARERIRERQRTPGEPFTFGYIGTHIPAKGIHDLIRAFGRLDGDARLRIWGRPRGQDTDALKGIAATLPRGVAQRVEWLSEYKNKEIVTDVFNHCDAIVVPSVWVENSPLVIHEAQQARVPVITANVGGMAEYVQHEVNGLLFEHRSVAALAQQMQRLVNERGLAAKLGSRGYLFSDTGDIPDIGTHVREVEEIYAQVIRRHRSTRIERREGPWRITFDTNPDLCNLKCIMCEEHSSHSPLQLRRKEAGRARREMPFELIERVVAEAAPRGLREIIPSTMGEPLLYEHFERIIGLCHRYDLRLNLTTNGTFPRLGAEGWAKLIVPITSDVKISWNGSTKATHEAIMLGSRWESMVDNVRAFIAVRDAHAAAGGNRCRVTFQLTFLESNVHELAGIVRLAIDMGVDRVKGHHLWAHFDEIRDQSMRRSPEAVTRWNEAVLAAREVAAERRLPNGEPLLLENLFLLDTSTTEDIAPGGRCPFLGQEAWVSAEGRFNPCCAPDAERRTLGELGDLTSQGILEIWNGDTYRELTSTYRNRRLCLGCNMRKPAEGAS; from the coding sequence ATGAAGATCCTCAAAGTCATCCACGGCTACCCCATGCGGTACAACGCGGGCTCCGAGGTCTACAGCCAAACGTTGTGCCATGGCCTCGCCGAACGCCACGAGGTCCACGTGTTCACGCGCGAAGAAGACGCCTTTGCGAGCGACTTCCGCCTGCGCACGGAGCACGACGAGGACGACCCTCGCATCACGGTCCACGTCGTCAACAACCCACGGTACAAGGATCGCTACCGCGCGAGCGGCGTCGACGAACGCTTCGCGGAGGTCCTCGCGCGCGTTCGGCCGGACGTGGTTCACGTTGGCCACCTGAACCACCTCTCGACCTCCCTCCTGCGCGAGGCGGCGGTGCGCGAGGTCCCCATCGTCTTCACGTTGCACGACTACTGGCTGATGTGCCCACGCGGTCAGTTCATGCAAATGTTCCCCGAGGACCCGACGGTTCTCTGGGCTGCCTGCGACGGACAAGAGGACCGAAAGTGTGCCGAGCGCTGTTACGCACGCTACTTCAGCGGCGCGGAGGAAGAGCACGAGGCCGACGTGGCCTACTGGACCGATTGGGTCGGTCGGCGCATGAGGCATGTGCGACAGATGAGCGAGCTCGTCGACCTCTTCATCGCGCCCGCAAAGTACCTCAACGACCGCTACCGCGACGCGTTCGGCCTCCCCGAGAGCAAGCTCGTGTACCTAGACTACGGCTTTGCCCGCGAGCGTATTCGCGAGCGGCAGCGCACCCCAGGGGAGCCGTTTACGTTCGGGTACATCGGCACGCACATACCCGCGAAAGGCATCCACGACCTCATCCGCGCCTTCGGCCGCCTCGACGGCGACGCTCGCCTGCGCATTTGGGGCCGGCCGCGAGGGCAGGACACCGACGCCCTGAAGGGCATCGCGGCGACGCTCCCCCGCGGGGTCGCCCAGCGGGTCGAGTGGCTCAGCGAGTACAAGAACAAGGAGATCGTCACCGACGTCTTCAATCATTGCGACGCGATCGTCGTACCCTCGGTGTGGGTAGAGAACTCGCCACTCGTGATCCACGAAGCGCAACAGGCGCGCGTCCCCGTGATCACGGCAAACGTCGGCGGGATGGCCGAGTACGTCCAGCACGAGGTCAACGGTCTTCTCTTCGAGCATCGCTCGGTCGCCGCGCTCGCGCAGCAGATGCAGCGACTCGTCAACGAGCGAGGGCTCGCCGCGAAGCTCGGCTCACGCGGCTACCTGTTCAGTGACACGGGCGACATCCCCGACATCGGCACGCACGTCCGCGAGGTCGAGGAGATCTACGCGCAGGTCATACGCCGACACCGCTCCACGCGCATCGAGAGGCGCGAAGGGCCGTGGCGCATCACGTTCGACACGAACCCGGATCTCTGCAACCTCAAGTGCATCATGTGCGAGGAGCACTCCTCCCATAGCCCGCTTCAGCTCCGCCGAAAGGAAGCTGGGCGGGCACGGCGGGAGATGCCGTTCGAGCTCATCGAGCGGGTCGTCGCCGAGGCTGCCCCGCGGGGGCTCAGGGAGATCATCCCATCGACGATGGGCGAGCCGCTTCTCTACGAGCACTTCGAGCGCATTATCGGCCTTTGCCACCGCTACGATCTGCGGTTGAACCTGACGACGAACGGCACCTTCCCACGCCTCGGCGCCGAAGGGTGGGCCAAGCTCATCGTACCCATCACGTCGGACGTGAAGATCTCGTGGAACGGCTCTACCAAGGCAACGCACGAGGCCATCATGCTCGGCAGCCGATGGGAGAGCATGGTCGACAACGTACGCGCGTTCATCGCCGTCCGTGACGCCCACGCCGCTGCCGGAGGCAACCGCTGCCGGGTGACGTTCCAGCTCACGTTTCTGGAGTCCAATGTGCACGAGCTGGCCGGCATCGTGCGACTCGCGATCGACATGGGCGTCGACAGGGTGAAGGGGCACCACCTTTGGGCCCACTTCGACGAGATTCGAGACCAATCGATGCGCCGTAGCCCCGAGGCGGTGACGCGATGGAACGAAGCCGTTCTCGCGGCGCGTGAGGTCGCGGCCGAGCGGCGCCTCCCGAACGGGGAGCCTCTCCTCCTCGAGAACCTCTTCCTCCTCGACACGAGCACGACCGAGGATATCGCTCCGGGCGGGCGGTGCCCATTCCTTGGGCAGGAGGCGTGGGTGAGCGCCGAGGGGCGCTTCAATCCGTGCTGCGCCCCTGACGCCGAACGTCGTACCCTCGGAGAGCTCGGGGACCTGACGAGCCAGGGGATCCTCGAGATATGGAACGGTGACACATACCGCGAGCTGACCTCGACCTACCGGAACCGTCGCCTCTGCCTCGGCTGCAACATGCGGAAACCCGCTGAAGGTGCCTCATGA
- a CDS encoding NAD(P)-dependent oxidoreductase, with translation MNHRILITGSSGLVGAALARALERRGTEVVRFDLRASGSAHGDVRERGHVAKAVDDVSGVVHLAAVSRVVWGERDPETCWATNVDGTRYVLEEAERASRRPWVIFASSREVYGQPEVLPATEDSPLRPVNIYGRSKVEGERLVDAARDKGLRACTIRLSNVFGSPADHADRVIPAFARGALSGGELRVEGQTHTFDFTFVDDVVRGIASLVGVLSAGAIPPAPIHFVSGRPTTLGDLAALTIRIAGSKATIAHAPARTYDVGHFFGDSTRARQLLDWQPHVHLHEGLERLLRALRDEHGSSSLSDRTKEVP, from the coding sequence ATGAACCATCGAATTCTCATCACCGGCTCATCGGGCCTCGTGGGCGCTGCGCTCGCGCGGGCCCTCGAACGACGAGGCACCGAGGTCGTACGCTTCGATCTCCGTGCGAGCGGCTCGGCTCACGGTGACGTGCGCGAGCGTGGTCACGTCGCAAAGGCTGTCGACGACGTATCGGGCGTTGTGCACCTCGCGGCCGTCTCTCGTGTCGTCTGGGGCGAGCGTGATCCCGAGACCTGCTGGGCGACGAACGTCGACGGTACCCGCTACGTGCTCGAAGAGGCCGAGCGGGCCAGTCGAAGACCCTGGGTAATCTTCGCCAGCAGCCGCGAGGTCTACGGCCAGCCCGAGGTTCTGCCGGCCACCGAGGATAGCCCGCTACGACCGGTGAACATCTACGGCCGCTCCAAAGTAGAGGGGGAACGTCTGGTCGACGCGGCTCGCGACAAAGGCCTGCGAGCGTGTACGATCCGGCTCTCCAACGTGTTCGGGTCGCCAGCCGACCACGCCGATCGCGTGATTCCCGCGTTCGCCCGCGGCGCCCTCTCCGGTGGCGAGCTGCGCGTCGAAGGTCAAACGCATACCTTCGACTTCACGTTCGTCGACGACGTCGTGCGCGGGATCGCATCGTTGGTCGGCGTTCTCTCTGCCGGCGCCATACCACCCGCGCCGATCCACTTCGTGAGCGGGCGCCCGACGACACTCGGTGACCTCGCAGCTCTCACGATTCGCATCGCGGGCTCGAAGGCAACGATCGCCCACGCACCCGCCAGGACGTACGACGTGGGTCACTTCTTCGGCGACAGCACCCGCGCGCGACAGCTCCTCGACTGGCAGCCACACGTACACCTGCACGAAGGGCTCGAGCGCCTGCTCCGCGCCCTGCGAGACGAACACGGCTCGAGCTCCTTGTCCGATCGAACGAAGGAAGTGCCATGA
- a CDS encoding methyltransferase, translating into MSWRTWVVSPDASHHLDGGGAPAYAERFDEVLKFHAPGLAPVRRAGRAWHVRPDGAPAYERRFLRTFGFYEGRAAVIDDDGWHHIGPDGHAPYRERYAWCGNVQEGLCPVRKADGGYHHIDVEGRAAYATRFRYAGDFRDGIAVVQTADGRSTHVRPNGDLLHGRRFIDLDVFHKGFARARDDGGWMHVDVEGSPVYARRFAAVEPFYNGQARVERLDGGLEVIDEQGNTVVELRPERCTALRARGVAR; encoded by the coding sequence ATGAGCTGGAGAACCTGGGTCGTGAGCCCCGATGCCTCGCACCATCTCGACGGAGGCGGCGCGCCAGCCTACGCGGAGCGCTTCGATGAGGTCCTGAAGTTCCACGCTCCCGGGCTCGCGCCGGTTCGTCGCGCCGGCCGCGCGTGGCACGTCCGCCCCGACGGAGCCCCCGCCTACGAAAGGCGCTTCCTGCGGACCTTCGGGTTCTATGAAGGGCGCGCCGCAGTCATCGACGACGACGGCTGGCACCACATCGGCCCGGACGGGCACGCCCCGTACCGAGAGCGCTACGCCTGGTGCGGCAACGTCCAGGAAGGCCTGTGCCCGGTCCGCAAGGCCGACGGCGGATACCATCACATCGACGTCGAAGGGCGTGCAGCCTACGCGACACGCTTTCGGTACGCGGGCGACTTCCGCGATGGCATCGCCGTCGTTCAGACCGCCGACGGCCGCTCGACGCATGTTCGGCCCAACGGCGACCTCCTGCACGGGCGGCGGTTCATCGACCTCGACGTGTTTCACAAGGGCTTCGCGAGAGCCCGCGACGACGGCGGCTGGATGCACGTCGACGTGGAGGGGAGTCCGGTCTATGCCCGACGCTTCGCCGCCGTCGAGCCATTTTACAATGGCCAGGCAAGGGTCGAGCGCCTCGACGGCGGGCTCGAGGTCATCGACGAACAAGGCAATACGGTCGTCGAACTGAGGCCTGAACGCTGCACCGCGCTCCGTGCTCGCGGGGTGGCGCGATGA